A genomic region of Plasmodium malariae genome assembly, chromosome: 14 contains the following coding sequences:
- the PmUG01_14063100 gene encoding WD repeat-containing protein, putative — translation MYIEKLNLNSENEKITSLDFQPCTNLNRLAISSLHQIKIYHIPLYDTNLKNSKIKIELLFISNDHKLVYINTIRWSFNGQFLASCDSGGTLVCYELDINKNTIKKNIEEIKNNAIIKDSNNNIVKQSTTNVLCNSLNSYNKEEWKMTRCIKIHENGEIFDLAWSRDNEHVVCGVSKGVVYICNLKKSYISHKLFVKGTTENIKGVSFHPTNNSIIAQSSDNIMCLWKKINIYPEQGNNNLCIIQNKKSYDHNENNSSQSYECITSMQNDFPASQNIAREYFEYMYEENMNKKYKNIDTPTIRHIYFDSFGKYATITHIPNNGRNCGILLKIDNNEQINKNRLFLDGHGSCIRVAKIGQRVFVDVKKNKLYSLYCQCSDNGVISLWKIFLKRIKKAIHIVNDHSEFKKNTVNLSFERNKKLDSKKKKRINKYAKCFLIIQNLLEEQTCAVDLSWSDNYDQLVIGASNGSVYIVQININKINLKPFYHNVHLEVNEIAIDINKEEKEIDEKIVKKDNKQIKDKVVDKKVKNRITPKIKYLYDDYGNIIENTKSHEIIHILSCTIHPFRTSSSDSANGNSTRCAVRSNCGYGTNSNRNINSNSNINSNSNINSNSNINSNSNSNRDSYRGSCSSVSNNDKNSDSDRESSYCSSAKDGISSGGYNGYNYGNGNNSDNSTRETYSFFPLFFMKKGKNCRELQVGMHNVSFVVNSIVCIIFKIIDFVIKRLHCICEECVYLKFICHYKKSGSNLNFIAAYDYYSFISAINDPCDRQSVYFSMSEIKGGCDSYKRVCVEGSDGCGNGEGKDGVETGSKNASNDKGNDDDNKGDNSSKNNDNNGGNNDGNNNGNNNGNNNGNNDGNNDGNNDGNNDGNNDGNNDGNNDGNNDGNNNGNNDGNNDGNNNDNNNDNNNGNNDGNNDDDDKKDEENDHGGSEEDDASNKSDNDKRKSKTSKKIRKRKNDDKDDTTNSGANSGVNSGANSGANNGASSGANSGVNSGANSGVNNGANNGVNNGANNSAKKNINLEKHIDDNKKISVMNSQNISDCNNGSSDKKELCHVNNELCNSENNSSGNASGSVSSNKSSNNSSNVDSHNSSNMNSNNNNRSVDRNEGYSPPNPLHVEDLSEDENKNINVKILDIIRNNYNKENYDVATIPIINDGICKFQHMEHNKEIEISKFNESSNFINEKTSAGTTGIGNINIQIDSKKKKKIEKLVLMRKKRGESKKRDNKGEKKDAEKDAGKDEKANDKREGKQNDKKEVKRKDKKEGKRKEKKERNEEHVQELVRDEIKESGKEGEKEMVKEAQIKGENKEDNKDENTVERGGKRKEKKKVSKKDRNKHTNKEQRKKNKKSPKKNKHTNNSDMEWENFNPHAELCNPFDEKDNEVEQGTKNVSKKNKDDLNSNNLKKKKELQKETQKDCQKKSIHNENKKKNKNNNSFSSNEVNNIELTKSNGILKNYANESINDPCAKHGKSKNLTKANVKIEKDFMNSVKNNNREEDGKQITIEGSTNRNSNKSNCISDSKNINNRSSNHGNNYDSNVIRKKKKMNKRIFQSESVFDAQDMSKKGTPMKKGKTEIHFSSINRDQKVVNVFVKKDKEKNEGAVGTAAYASDAERVKKYMIKKIEEGNIYAYDEEEEDERDNEEIIQGVDPVEELEEEQEGEQENEGENEEENEEENEEENEEENEEENENENENEAEDEQWTQDGFEQFIEEGMEENGTIEQEEEGIYGGFESMKDYRYEVEEMTNYQGSRHQGREYEMNADGIDRMDREEYYHLTDDRPLDEDDRMLLDVKKEHYEDMRNNVINNMCNDQCNNPRNNSHKSWINSKLRKNKLNNTYKNKKNIESTKFFKKSNSMHGSDSDGNGVSNCNYNGNNYHDNDNDDDVNFVDFYNSGNANNLMKDNYYDNNSNGKGIKNIEGGKGFPFIDNNVYFEKYMDKIFFFDNRGENCTVTCLRNIGVRNDNSGISYDGNYTRKDYNDRSNYRCYSGRINHSYDDYKNLFSRKCLYLLWEDELSGKMVKHLFFDTYLFVISFKYNYYLLNIFNIESKLLVQDYVLPLTKVYDIRIIKRFDIDKNVYTFLYTHNNELFYVYQLLNYCNVSLLYFFDISKLDTDVESIKMSIVEKIRNDNFINVDEKRKKKFIKNYEKEVIMQRKREIKQLLTNAKREKRAQHPKGRFVSRAKEGEHNDEQYDEQDDGQDEADIKLLIQNITFYDHFNFINDESEVTVEKRGILKNSARKKKKGKRLISERTKGHGGGTTVWKEEPIVGQSFSLGFETVMGGEKTETKEQETVAEKEGIVAEKEGTVAEKEGTVAGKEGTVAGKEGTVAGKEGTVAGKEGTVAGKEGTVAGKEGTVAGKEGTVGGNFPVGDEAAVGEGEEPVVGAKGTQRNFTSSIQSNIEIKKEEEFTSYNPSELLHSPSDCMNPLKGRKSRNSLEKKKKKLKKLKKIEQQEKRENGRNNNKRRSGISGISGISGISGISGISGISGISGISGISEKNYVDGVFLGNICGYDLLYDFIYRKRYFFYSYMYIYIFFKNGMIFMFRRNLMNKGTRGNNCKEKSTYESPFGITLNEEVYENNGVTLICRIDNMYYSKSLYCDIEITDTDTDEDEEEEKAGRSKDDEKRGVMLCRYVHKESYTPNSNYNNNMRVCDDLHKIQKRGMKNFYSYRSFFNVYDYDIEKLLKFEKECINVDDSERKKKKKRVSKMKNKTKTKIKRRVVLDIKDIRRTKKVSADRRSPKRKLKRYKEINKINKNNHAIFKGKNCFLREEKHNNKMRLFNNTSLCKRGKVGTLVHGGGNNGDNDSGGSNYDSNIDGNGKKHISVLNSFSIVGNDCFDHLSFSEMYEKNGENGKNDNYHNARNTNFYVKTIKYLEAQMKYSILIMNKHCFLNYLYMYFKFLKDHMDMPRLEQNFKYFIQTTLHHAQKYLSDFHIYYDKKSEPYWVDTQALLSMNIHFFFLVLFLYHNFLLPIYSTFQRKKNHVQTDNKLFNLFNYISFFKQTQNSIFQIQKIFERNIHHLVVGTL, via the exons ATgtatattgaaaaattgaatttaaattcggaaaatgaaaagatCACAAGCCTAGACTTTCAACCATGTACTAATTTAAATAGATTGGCTATTTCCAGCCTtcatcaaataaaaatttatcatattcCTTTGTATgatacaaatttaaaaaacagtaaaataaaaattgagcTTTTGTTCATAAGTAATGATCATAAATTAGTTTACATTAACACGATCAGGTGGAGTTTTAATGGTCAATTTTTGGCTAGCTGTGATAGTGGGGGAACATTAGTATGTTATGAATtggatataaataaaaataccattaaaaagaatatagaagaaataaaaaataatgctaTAATAAAAGATAGCAATAACAATATTGTTAAGCAGAGCACTACAAATGTGTTGTGCAATTCATTGAATAGTTATAATAAGGAAGAATGGAAAATGACGAGGTGCATAAAAATACATGAGAATGGAGAAATTTTCGACCTTGCCTGGTCACGCGATAATGAACATGTGGTGTGTGGAGTTTCAAAAGGAGTAGTCTACatttgtaatttaaaaaaatcgTATATATCTCATAAATTGTTTGTTAAAGGGACtacagaaaatataaaaggagTTTCTTTTCATCCAACAAATAATTCAATAATTGCTCAAAGTAGTGATAATATTATGTGCTtgtggaaaaaaataaatatttatcctGAACAAggcaataataatttatgcataatacaaaataaaaaaagttatgatcacaatgaaaataattcttCGCAATCCTATGAATGTATAACATCAATGCAAAATGATTTTCCAGCTTCACAAAATATAGCAAGagaatattttgaatatatgtatgaagaaaatatgaacaagaaatataaaaatattgacaCACCAACTATTcgtcatatttattttgatagTTTTGGTAAATATGCCACTATTACACACATACCGAACAATGGAAGAAATTGtggaatattattaaaaatagataaCAATGagcaaataaacaaaaatagacTATTTTTAGATGGACATGGGAGTTGCATAAGAGTAGCAAAAATAGGGCAGAGAGTATTTGTAGAtgttaaaaagaataaattgtACAGTTTATACTGTCAATGTAGTGATAATGGAGTTATATCCTTATGGAAAATTTTcctaaaaaggataaaaaaagcTATACATATTGTTAATGACCATTCtgagtttaaaaaaaacacagTAAATCTTTCATttgaaagaaataaaaagctagattcaaaaaaaaaaaaaagaataaataaatatgcaaaatgttttttaattattcaaaatttattagaAGAACAAACGTGTGCAGTTGATTTAAGCTGGTCAGACAATTATGACCAATTAGTTATCGGAGCGTCCAACGGGTCAGTGTACAttgtacaaataaatataaataaaattaatttaaaaccCTTTTATCATAATGTACATTTAGAAGTTAATGAAATAGCAATAGATATTAATAAAGAGGAAAAGGAAATAgatgaaaaaattgtaaaaaaggataataaacaaataaaagataaagtAGTAGacaaaaaagtgaaaaacaGAATAACTCCAAAGATTAAGTACTTATATGATGATTATGGcaatataatagaaaatacGAAATCGCATGAGATCATACACATCCTCAGCTGCACCATACACCCATTCCGTACTAGTAGCTCTGACAGTGCAAATGGAAACAGCACCAGATGTGCTGTTAGGAGCAACTGTGGATATGGCACAAATagtaatagaaatattaatagtaatagtaatattaatagtaatagtaatattaatagtaatagtaatattaatagtaatagtaatagtaatagagATAGCTATAGAGGCAGCTGCAGCAGTGTgagtaataatgataaaaatagtgATAGCGATAGAGAAAGCAGTTACTGTAGCAGTGCAAAGGACGGTATAAGTAGCGGTGGTTATAATGGCTATAACTACGGTAATGGCAATAACAGCGATAACAGTACCAGGGAAACATACAGCTTTTTCCCCCTTTTCTTTatgaaaaagggaaaaaactGCAGGGAGTTGCAAGTAGGCATGCATAATGTTTCTTTTGTCGTGAACTCCATCGtatgcattatttttaaaataatcgattttgtaataaaaagaCTTCATTGTATCTGTGAAGAGTGTGTatacttaaaatttatttgtcACTACAAAAAAAGTGGTAGTAATTTGAATTTTATCGCAGCATATGATTATTACTCATTCATCAGTGCGATTAACGATCCATGTGATAGACAAAGTGTTTACTTTTCTATGAGTGAAATAAAAGGAGGTTGTGACAGCTACAAGAGGGTATGTGTTGAGGGAAGTGATGGGTGTGGAAATGGAGAAGGGAAAGACGGTGTGGAGACAGGCTCGAAAAATGCCAGCAATGACAAGGGAAATGATGACGATAACAAGGGTGATAACAGCAGTAAGAACAACGATAATAACGGCGGTAATAACGATGGTAATAACAATGGTAATAACAATGGTAATAACAATGGTAATAACGATGGTAATAACGATGGTAATAACGATGGTAATAACGATGGTAATAACGACGGTAATAACGACGGTAATAACGACGGTAATAACGATGGTAATAACAATGGTAATAACGACGGTAATAACGACGGTAATAACAATGATAATAACAATGATAATAACAATGGTAATAACGATGGTAATAACgatgatgatgataaaaaGGACGAGGAAAATGATCATGGTGGCAGTGAGGAGGACGATGCGTCCAATAAGAGTGACAACGACAAACGAAAAAGTAAGACAAGTAAGAAAATACGTAAAAGAAAGAATGACGATAAAGATGATACCACTAATAGCGGTGCAAATAGCGGTGTCAATAGCGGTGCAAATAGCGGTGCCAATAACGGTGCCAGTAGCGGTGCAAATAGCGGTGTCAATAGCGGTGCAAATAGCGGTGTCAATAACGGTGCCAATAACGGTGTCAATAACGGTGCCAATAACAGTGCgaagaaaaacataaatttggAGAAACATATTGatgataacaaaaaaatcaGCGTAATGAACAGTCAAAATATAAGCGATTGCAATAATGGCAGTAGTGATAAGAAGGAGTTATGCCATGTTAACAATGAACTCTGTAATAGTGAAAATAATAGCAGCGGTAATGCCAGTGGTAGTGTCAGTAGTAATAAAAGCAGCAACAACAGTAGCAATGTTGACAGTCACAACAGCAGTAATATGaacagcaataataataatcgaAGTGTAGATCGCAATGAGGGGTACTCCCCACCGAATCCCCTGCACGTGGAAGACTTGTCCGAAgacgaaaataaaaatattaacgtGAAAATTCTGGATATAATAaggaataattataataaggAAAACTACGATGTTGCTACAATACCAATAATAAATGACGGTATTTGTAAATTTCAGCATATGGAACACaataaagaaatagaaataagtaaatttaatgagagttctaattttattaatgaaaaaacgTCAGCTGGTACTACGGGTATTGGAAATATAAACATTCAAATAgatagcaaaaaaaaaaaaaaaatagaaaaattagtTCTAATGAGAAAAAAGAGG GGGGAATCAAAAAAGAGAGATAACaagggggaaaaaaaggatGCAGAGAAGGATGCAGGAAAAGACGAAAAGGCAAATGACAAGAGAGAAGGGAAACAAAATGATAAGAAAGAAGTGAAGCGAAAAGACAAGAAAGAGGGGAAGCGAAAGGAAAAGAAGGAAAGGAATGAGGAACATGTACAGGAACTTGTAAGGGATGAAATTAAAGAATCGGGGAAGGAGGGGGAAAAGGAAATGGTAAAAGAAGCGCAAATTAAGGGAGAGAATAAGGAGGATAATAAGGACGAAAATACGGTTGAGAGGGgaggaaaaaggaaagaaaaaaagaaggtgTCGAAAAAGGACCGAAACAAACACACGAATAAAGAACAAAGAaagaagaacaaaaaaagcCCGAAGAAGAATAAACATACGAACAACTCAGATATGGAATGGGAAAATTTCAATCCACATGCGGAACTGTGTAATCCGTTCGATGAGAAAGATAATGAGGTAGAGCAAGGCACTAAAAatgtatcaaaaaaaaataaagatgatttaaattcaaataatttaaagaaaaaaaaagagcttCAAAAAGAGACACAAAAAGATTGTCAAAAGAAAAGTAtacataatgaaaataaaaagaaaaataagaataacaaTTCATTCTCCTCAAATGAAGTGAACAACATCGAGTTGACGAAATCAAATGGTATTTTGAAGAATTATGCGAACGAAAGTATAAACGATCCGTGTGCTAAACATGGAAAGAGTAAAAATTTGACTAAAGCGAATGTTAAGATAGAAAAAGACTTCATGAATtcagtaaaaaataataatagggAAGAGGACGGTAAACAGATAACAATAGAAGGAAGTACTAACAGAAATAGCAATAAAAGTAACTGTATTAGtgatagtaaaaatattaataacagAAGTAGTAACCATGGAAATAACTATGACAGTAACgtgataagaaaaaaaaagaaaatgaacaAAAGAATTTTCCAGAGTGAGAGTGTGTTCGATGCGCAAGATATGTCTAAAAAGGGAACTCCAatgaaaaagggaaaaacaGAAATACACTTTTCAAGTATAAACCGCGATCAGAAGGTTGTTAACGTGTTTGTTAAGAAAGATAAGGAGAAAAATGAGGGTGCAGTGGGTACAGCGGCATATGCGTCTGATGCGGAACgagtgaaaaaatatatgatcaAGAAGATTGAAGAGGGaaatatatacgcatatgaCGAGGAAGAAGAGGATGAGAGGGATAACGAGGAAATTATACAAGGAGTGGATCCGGTAGAAGAACTAGAAGAAGAACAGGAAGGAGAACAAGAAAATGAAGgagaaaatgaagaagaaaatgagGAAGAAAATGAGGAAGAAAACGAAGAAGAAAACGAAGAAGAAAACGAAAACGAGAACGAGAACGAAGCGGAGGATGAGCAATGGACTCAAGACGGGTTTGAACAATTTATAGAAGAAGGAATGGAAGAAAATGGGACGATAGAACAGGAGGAGGAGGGGATATATGGAGGGTTTGAAAGTATGAAAGACTATCGGTATGAAGTGGAGGAGATGACAAATTATCAAGGAAGTAGACACCAAGGAAGAGAATACGAAATGAATGCAGATGGTATAGATCGTATGGATAGAGAAGAATATTATCACCTGACAGATGATCGTCCGTTAGATGAAGACGATAGGATGCTCCTTGATGTGAAAAAGGAGCACTACGAGGATATGCGCAATAATGTGATCAACAATATGTGTAATGATCAGTGCAACAATCCGCGTAATAATTCTCACAAAAGCTGGATTAACTCGAAGTTGAGGAAGAATAAATTGAACAATacctataaaaataaaaaaaacattgaaTCAACCAAATTTTTCAAGAAGAGTAACTCGATGCATGGTAGTGATAGTGATGGTAATGGTGTCAGTAATTGTAATTACAATGGTAATAATTATcatgataatgataatgatgatgatgtAAATTTCGTTGATTTCTACAATTCGGGTAATGCAAACAACTTGATGAAGGACAACTACTACGACAATAATTCTAATGGTAagggaataaaaaatatagaggGGGGGAAAGGCTTTCCTTTCATtgataataatgtatattttgaaaaatacatggacaaaattttttttttcgacaACAGAGGTGAAAATTGTACTGTTACTTGTCTGCGCAATATTGGAGTGAGAAATGATAATAGTGGTATTAGTTATGATGGTAACTACACTCGCAAGGATTACAATGATCGTAGTAACTACCGCTGTTACAGTGGTCGCATTAACCATAGCTATGATGATTATAAGAACTTGTTTAGCAGGAAATGTTTGTACCTGTTGTGGGAGGACGAGCTATCTGGAAAGATGgttaaacatttatttttcgaCACGTACCTTTTTGTGATaagttttaaatataattattatttattgaatatatttaatatagaGAGTAAACTACTTGTACAGGATTATGTACTACCCCTTACTAAGGTGTATGATATTCGAATAATAAAACGTTTCGACATCGACAAGAATGTGTATACCTTTCTTTATACACATAATAATGAgctattttatgtatatcaACTACTCAACTACTGTAATGTTTCACTGTTATACTTCTTTGATATATCTAAATTAGACACAGATGTAGAAAGCATTAAGATGAGTATCGTAGAGAAAATACGTAATGATAATTTCATCAATGTggatgaaaaaagaaaaaaaaaatttataaaaaattatgaaaaagaagTCATTATGCagagaaaaagagaaataaagcAACTTTTGACAAATGCAAAGAGGGAGAAGCGTGCTCAGCATCCAAAGGGGAGGTTCGTGAGCAGAGCGAAGGAGGGAGAACATAATGATGAGCAGTATGACGAGCAGGACGACGGACAGGACGAAGCAGATATAAAATTgctaatacaaaatataaccTTCTATgatcattttaattttattaatgatgAATCTGAAGTTACTGTTGAAAAAAGAGGTATCTTGAAAAATTCTGcacgaaaaaagaaaaagggaaaGAGATTGATCAGTGAAAGGACAAAAGGGCACGGAGGAGGAACAACAGTATGGAAAGAAGAACCAATAGTAGGGCAAAGTTTTTCCCTAGGGTTTGAAACTGTAATGGGGGGAGAAAAAACAGAAACAAAGGAACAAGAAACTGTAGCAGAGAAAGAAGGAATAGTAGCAGAGAAAGAAGGAACAGTAGCAGAGAAAGAAGGAACAGTAGCAGGGAAAGAAGGAACAGTAGCAGGGAAAGAAGGAACAGTAGCAGGGAAAGAAGGAACAGTAGCAGGGAAAGAAGGAACAGTAGCAGGGAAAGAAGGAACAGTAGCAGGGAAAGAAGGAACAGTAGCAGGGAAAGAAGGAACAGTAGGGGGAAATTTTCCCGTAGGTGATGAAGCAGCAGTGGGGGAGGGAGAGGAACCAGTAGTAGGGGCAAAAGGCACACAAAGGAATTTTACTTCTTCTATTCAGAGTAACATAGAAATAAAGAAGGAGGAAGAATTTACTTCATATAATCCTAGCGAATTGTTGCACTCTCCAAGTGATTGTATGAATCCTTTAAAGGGAAGAAAGAGCAGAAATTcgctagaaaaaaaaaaaaaaaaattaaaaaaattaaaaaaaatagaacaacaagaaaaaagggaaaacgGTAGGAATAACAACAAGAGAAGAAGTGGTATAAGCGGTATAAGCGGTATAAGCGGCATAAGCGGTATAAGCGGCATAAGCGGTATAAGCGGTATAAGCGGTATAAGCGGTATAAGCGAGAAGAACTACGTGGACGGAGTCTTCTTGGGAAACATCTGTGGGTACGATTTGCTTTACGATTTCATATACCGGAAAAGGTACTTCTTCTACagttacatgtatatatatattttttttaaaaatggaatGATATTCATGTTTCGAAGGAATTTAATGAACAAGGGAACACGAGGAAATAATTGTAAAGAGAAAAGTACATATGAAAGCCCATTCGGAATTACTTTAAATGAAGaagtatatgaaaataatggtGTTACACTAATATGTCGCATAGACAACATGTATTATAGTAAATCTTTATACTGTGATATAGAAATTACTGATACAGATACAGATGAAGATGAAGAGGAGGAAAAAGCAGGTAGAAGTAAGGATGATGAAAAGAGGGGAGTTATGCTATGTAGATATGTACACAAAGAGTCATACACTCCTAACAGTAACTACAACAATAACATGCGCGTTTGTGATGATTTGCACAAGATTCAAAAGAGGGGTATGAAGAACTTTTACTCGTACAGAAGCTTTTTTAACGTATACGATTATGATATAGAAAAGCtattaaaatttgaaaaggAGTGTATTAATGTAGATGACagtgaaagaaaaaagaaaaaaaagcgaGTGAGTAAGATGAAGAATAAGACAAAAACGAAGATAAAAAGGAGAGTTGTTCTAGACATAAAAGACATAAGAAGAACAAAGAAAGTATCAGCAGATAGGAGAAGTCCAAAACGTAAGTTGAAGAGATATAAggaaattaacaaaattaataaaaacaatcaTGCCATTTTTAAAGGTAAAAATTGCTTTTTACGAGAAGAAAAACATAACAACAAAATGAGgctttttaataatacatcACTCTGTAAAAGAGGAAAAGTGGGAACGTTAGTGCATGGAGGTGGTAATAATGGCGATAATGATAGTGGTGGCAGTAACTATGATAGTAACATCGATGGTAATGGTAAGAAGCACATCTCAGTTTTGAATTCGTTCAGCATTGTGGGTAATGACTGCTTCGACCATTTAAGCTTCTCAGAAATGTATGAGAAAAACGGagaaaatggtaaaaatgataattacCATAATGCTAGAAATACAAACTTTTATGTGAagacaataaaatatttagaagcacaaatgaaatatagcatattaataatgaataaacattgttttttaaattatttatacatgtattttaaatttttaaaagaccATATGGATATGCCAAGATTAGAAcagaattttaaatatttcatacaAACAACATTACATCATGCGCAGAAATATTTATCtgattttcatatttattatgataaGAAGAGTGAACCCTACTGGGTTGATACACAAGCATTATTATCAATGAATATacactttttctttttagtaTTATTCCTTTATCATAATTTCTTACTACCTATATATAGCACTTTTCAACGTAAAAAGAACCACGTACAAAcagataataaattattcaacTTGTTCAATTATATCAGCTTTTTTAAGCAAACGCAGaattcaatttttcaaatacaaaaaatttttgagAGAAACATTCATCACTTAGTAGTGGGTACCTTGTGA
- the PmUG01_14063200 gene encoding conserved Plasmodium protein, unknown function translates to MNAIKKQMKCSPYRSNFRRRTFYSSVVINSFDFKNNQQLLLTKVEVVKNKSQLINNCSNFLKNFENFSVICCSCNDPKNKVQLKKSLWFSSIGLEIKDFLDYCYKDNAELKKDKVKVFEEIVKLQCPVILRDKNTILVEGEIAPKKVVNSAKRIRHFFNISETCRSCYQKNKCKRFLQKYSGEPDFSDFTRLMTGYYNICKIYIKRKDEDREELIPIVEKVNHFHFVLFHMYNYLLKHKHFNYSNVEEGSRTAILKYLKEKRKNTLLIKNQFIQEKLLNIPKEYSDIMIPTAKAKMKKRQKNIFERVQKFKKKSKISEAEEEKFIWVEETGEEGAFHQNDNNIHNSDNPCANEMDEGTDVLNDTYDDMHNTLTEIKSSCENSPMLRFHYISKKGEDNSYDTILNYNSLYNKYTELLEKRVYVNLDDQEINEDIIKNLELLKGRQVKTNDSKHNCEQDEEITELTDVIKRSLKDSFEYIYNRSEAEKIDKKINRRSRINSLMKLESPSSSYGQHGQENDDSEDARFEYFKQLRDRSPNFDEHVEIKEEFNSIYNDTYHAHKGVTLEDIEEERKNLIERDKKELKEHSFYICKNAKFPELQNGENTKTLNRNKYLNDELQEYMRPQSSVHKNNLKIKELKEETIQAHSSSTKG, encoded by the exons ATGAATGCAATTAAAAAGCAAATGAAGTGCTCACCATATCGCAGCAATTTCAGGAGAAGAACATTTTACAGCTCTGTAGTTATCAATAGCTTTGACTTTAAGAACAACCAACAACTTTTACTCACAAAAGTTGaagtagtaaaaaataaaagtcaACTAATTAATAACTGTtcgaattttttaaaaaattttgaaaatttctCAGTTATTTGTTGCTCTTGCAATGAcccaaaaaataaagttcaA CTGAAAAAGTCGCTGTGGTTCTCAAGCATAGGATTAGAGATAAAGGATTTTCTAGACTACTGTTATAAAGATAATgctgaattaaaaaaagataaagtaAAAGTTTTTGAAGAAATTGTAAAATTGCAATGCCCAGTAATACTAAGGGACAAGAATAC GATCCTGGTTGAAGGTGAAATAGCCCCTAAGAAAGTAGTCAACTCAGCTAAAAGGATAAGACACTTTTTCAATATATCGGAA aCGTGCAGAAGCTGCTAccagaaaaataaatgcaaacGATTTCTGCAG AAATACTCAGGTGAACCGGACTTTTCTGATTTCACTCGATTAATGACGGGATactataat ATATgcaaaatttacataaagaGAAAAGATGAAGACCGAGAGGAGTTGATTCCCATAGTAGAGAAAGTGAACCACTTccattttgttcttttccACATGTACAACTATCTGCTTAAGCACAAGCATTTTAACTATAGCAAT GTTGAGGAAGGTAGTAGAACCGCCATATTGAAATACTTAAAAGAGAAGAGAAAGAATAcgttgttaataaaaaatcagTTCATACAAGAAAAACTTTTAAACATACCGAAGGAATACTCAGATATTATGATACCTACAGCTAAAgctaaaatgaaaaaaagacaaaaaaatatttttgagagagtacaaaaatttaag aaaaaatcaaaaatatcGGAAGCGGAAGAGGAGAAGTTCATATGGGTTGAGGAGACGGGGGAAGAAGGTGCTTTTC accAAAACGATaacaatatacataattcAGATAATCCGTGTGCTAATGAAATGGATGAGGGTACGGATGTGCTAAATGACACATACGATGATATGCACAACACATTGACTGAAATAAAAAGTAGTTGTGAAAATTCTCCCATGCTTCGTTTTCACTATATATCTAAAAAAGGGGAAGACAACTCATATGATaccattttaaattataatagcttatataataaatatacaga GCTCCTAGAAAAAAGAGTGTACGTTAACTTGGATGATCAAGAGATCAACGAGGACATAATTAAG AATCTGGAGTTGCTAAAAGGAAGACAAGTGAAAACAAATGACAGCAAACACAATTGCGAACAGGACGAG gaaATTACGGAGCTTACAGATGTTATAAAAAGATCATTAAAAGATAGcttt GAGTACATATACAACAGGAGTGAAGCAGAAAAAAtagacaaaaaaataaacagaaGAAGCAGAATAAACTCACTGATGAAATTAGAAAGCCCCTCATCTTCATATGGTCAACACGGTCAAGAGAATGATGACAGTGAGGATGCAAgatttgaatattttaag cAACTGAGGGACCGTTCGCCGAACTTTGATGAGCATGTCGAAATAAAGGAAGAGTTCAACAGCATATACAATGATACTTATCATG cTCACAAGGGAGTTACGTTAGAAGATATTGAAGAAGAAAGGAAGAACCTCATTGAGCGGGATAAGAAAGAATTAAAA GAGCACTCCTTTTACATTTGTAAAAATGCTAAATTTCCGGAGCTGCAGAATGGGGAGAACACGAAAACACTAAACcgaaacaaatatttaaacgATGAACTGCAAGAATATATGAGACCTCAATCTTCTGTCCAT aaaaataatttgaagaTAAAGGAGTTAAAGGAGGAAACCATACAGGCTCACTCCTCATCGACAAAAGGGTAA